A segment of the Hemicordylus capensis ecotype Gifberg chromosome 6, rHemCap1.1.pri, whole genome shotgun sequence genome:
gggggtacgggacaggcccggggccggctgcagaaggggggtgcgggactgtcccggggccggctgcagaaggggggtgcgggactgtcccggggccggctgcagaaggggggtgcgggactgtcccggggccggctgcagaaggggggtgcgggactgtcccggggccggctgcagaaggggggtgcgggactgtcccggggccggctgcagaaggggggtgcgggactgtcccggggccggctgaagaagggggggtgcgggactgtcccggggccggctgcagaaggggggtgcgggactgtcccggggccggctgcagaaggggggtgcgggactgtcccggggccggctgcagaaggggggtgcgggactgtcccggggccggctgcagaaggggggtgcgggactgtcccggggccggctgcagaaggggggtgcgggactgtcccggggccggctgcagaaggggggggtACCGGACAGTTCCGTGgttggctgcagaaggggggaggTCCTCCTGAAATGCCAGCCTGTCATCATTGTCTCCTGAAATACCAAAGTTAATATATAGACCATTCTTATTTCTGAACTAGTGCTATTCAATGGTGCCAAATTTCATTTTGAAGTGGATCATGGGatt
Coding sequences within it:
- the LOC128330579 gene encoding cell surface glycoprotein 1-like — its product is MVYILTLVFQETMMTGWHFRRTSPLLQPTTELSGTPPFCSRPRDSPAPPFCSRPRDSPAPPFCSRPRDSPAPPFCSRPRDSPAPPFCSRPRDSPAPPFCSRPRDSPAPPLLQPAPGQSRTPLLQPAPGQSRTPLLQPAPGQSRTPLLQPAPGQSRTPLLQPAPGQSRTPLLQPAPGQSRTPLLQPAPGLSRTPLLQPEPGLSRTPLLQPEPGLSRTPLLQPEPGLSRTPLLQPEPGLSRTPLLQPEPGLSRTPLLQPEPGLSRTPFSSRNRGCPAPPYAAGPRTVLHPHFFTPQPGSGPVLPPSCNWPQFNPAPRP